A portion of the Mycoplasma sp. (ex Biomphalaria glabrata) genome contains these proteins:
- the rplD gene encoding 50S ribosomal protein L4 produces MQAKVLNNKGQEVKNIKLADDVFAIENPNSHAIFSSVISEEASWRQGTHSTKTKAEVSGGGKKPWAQKGTGNARQGSTRNPQWRHGGIAFGPKPNRNYSLKLNKKEQNLSLRSALSIKMAKQEITIIDSFSLNEFSTKKFLTNLKDLGLDNKKVLIIANQPSDFLAKSVDNVANVLLLGVNQVTTRSILNNDVILASEESIKALEERLVK; encoded by the coding sequence ATGCAAGCAAAAGTATTAAATAATAAAGGTCAAGAAGTAAAAAATATTAAACTTGCTGACGATGTTTTCGCTATTGAAAATCCAAATAGTCATGCAATTTTTTCATCAGTTATTTCAGAAGAAGCTTCATGAAGACAAGGAACTCATTCTACTAAAACTAAAGCTGAAGTTAGTGGCGGTGGAAAGAAACCATGAGCTCAAAAAGGTACAGGTAATGCTAGACAAGGTTCTACAAGAAATCCGCAATGAAGACATGGTGGAATTGCTTTTGGACCAAAACCAAATAGAAATTACTCATTAAAATTAAATAAAAAAGAACAAAACCTATCATTGAGATCTGCATTATCAATTAAAATGGCAAAACAAGAAATTACAATTATTGATTCATTCTCATTAAATGAATTTTCAACTAAAAAGTTCTTAACTAACTTAAAGGATTTAGGACTAGACAACAAAAAAGTTTTAATTATTGCTAATCAACCAAGTGATTTTTTAGCAAAATCAGTAGATAATGTTGCTAATGTTTTATTACTTGGTGTAAATCAAGTAACGACAAGAAGCATTTTAAATAACGATGTTATTTTAGCTTCAGAGGAATCAATTAAAGCTTTAGAAGAAAGATTGGTGAAATAA
- the rplC gene encoding 50S ribosomal protein L3 has protein sequence MKGLLGKKIGMTQIYSKTGKAIPVTVIEVTPNVVTQVKTLENDGYVATQLSFGDIRENLLTKSQKTHFAKANTTAKKYTREIRDMNGYNLGDNVTASIFQKGEMVDVASVSKGHGFSGPIKRHNQSTGPMGHGSGYHRGVGSMGSITNNRIFKGKNMPGQYGHDNTTVQNLQIVDFSEENNFVLVSGAIPGPKNSLVVIYESIKHPGVVKPIELVNYNTKKESE, from the coding sequence ATGAAGGGTTTATTAGGAAAAAAAATTGGAATGACACAAATTTACTCAAAAACTGGAAAGGCAATCCCTGTAACAGTTATTGAAGTAACACCTAATGTAGTTACACAAGTAAAAACATTAGAAAATGATGGTTATGTAGCTACTCAATTATCTTTTGGAGATATAAGAGAAAATTTATTAACAAAATCACAAAAAACTCATTTTGCTAAAGCTAATACTACAGCAAAAAAATACACAAGAGAAATTAGAGATATGAATGGTTACAATTTAGGTGATAACGTTACTGCTTCTATTTTTCAAAAAGGTGAAATGGTGGATGTAGCTAGTGTATCTAAAGGACACGGGTTTTCAGGACCTATTAAAAGACATAATCAATCAACAGGTCCAATGGGTCACGGTTCAGGGTACCACAGAGGTGTAGGATCAATGGGTTCAATCACAAATAATAGAATATTTAAAGGTAAAAACATGCCTGGTCAATATGGACATGACAACACAACAGTTCAAAATTTACAAATTGTAGATTTTAGTGAAGAAAACAACTTTGTATTGGTGAGCGGAGCAATTCCGGGACCAAAAAATTCATTAGTGGTAATTTATGAATCAATTAAGCATCCAGGAGTTGTTAAACCGATTGAACTTGTAAATTACAATACAAAGAAAGAAAGTGAATAA
- the rplW gene encoding 50S ribosomal protein L23, whose protein sequence is MDLINVIKKPVLTEKSYRGIQDQKYTFEVDRKSTKLEIKKAFEQLFGAKVASVNVINKEGKKKTVGRFTGRKNHAKYAIITLKPGEKLEIFDEANAVEDNAQSELKGDE, encoded by the coding sequence ATGGATTTAATTAATGTAATTAAAAAACCTGTTTTAACAGAAAAATCATACCGCGGTATTCAAGATCAAAAATATACATTTGAAGTAGATCGTAAGTCAACAAAACTCGAAATTAAAAAAGCATTTGAACAATTGTTTGGAGCAAAAGTTGCGAGTGTTAATGTAATTAACAAAGAAGGTAAAAAGAAAACTGTTGGTAGATTCACTGGAAGAAAAAATCATGCTAAATATGCAATTATAACTTTAAAACCAGGTGAAAAACTAGAAATTTTTGATGAAGCCAATGCTGTTGAAGACAATGCTCAATCAGAACTTAAAGGAGATGAATAA
- the rpsJ gene encoding 30S ribosomal protein S10, whose translation MQKLRIRLKAYDSKVLDESIKKIVEVLQGLEADIRGPIPLPTKIEKYTILRSVHKHKDSREQFERRTHVRLMDIYNPNNNIINKLKSLSLPSSVNIEIKF comes from the coding sequence ATGCAAAAACTAAGAATTAGATTAAAAGCATACGATAGCAAAGTACTTGACGAATCAATTAAAAAAATCGTTGAAGTATTACAAGGTCTAGAGGCTGATATTAGGGGACCAATTCCACTACCTACAAAAATCGAAAAATATACAATTTTAAGATCTGTACATAAACATAAAGACTCAAGAGAACAATTTGAAAGAAGAACTCACGTGAGACTAATGGATATTTACAATCCAAATAACAATATTATTAACAAATTGAAATCTCTTTCATTACCTTCATCAGTAAATATAGAGATTAAATTTTAG